One region of Streptomyces sp. CG4 genomic DNA includes:
- a CDS encoding glycosyltransferase family 39 protein: protein MTDLETRVDPRRAPLLRRAAPALLGYAAVRALGLVVLAVWSAARGKSAYTLLTARWDSLWYTRVAELGYGYEVRLPNGDVHSNLAFFPLLPWLERSLHAVTPLSYADAGFVVSLLASLAAACGIFAVADRVYGSRAGLCAVLLWAVLPVGIVQSMAYSESLFTALAAWALYALLTGRWVWAGTLAALAGLTRPVGAAVIAAVWVTGVLSFVRDRSVTPAPGAHHAERTPARTLGAPDGTHARALTPGAQTPIAPFAPSAPGRRRALGMVIAPLGAAGYVLWVGRRTGKGLFGYLDVQAGWRNGFDGGYAFARFVADKFTSFPSALAGAGLIIGVALLLWLYVTGIRRRQPVALLVYTGVVLALALCASSYFGSKPRLLMPAFPVLLPLACALARLRMTRSVLVTALLASAAAIYGAFWLNGSGPP from the coding sequence GTGACCGATCTTGAAACGCGCGTGGACCCACGCCGCGCCCCACTTCTGCGCCGGGCGGCGCCGGCCCTGCTGGGCTATGCGGCCGTCCGCGCGCTGGGGCTGGTCGTGCTGGCGGTGTGGAGCGCCGCGCGCGGCAAGAGCGCGTACACCTTGCTCACCGCCCGCTGGGACTCGCTCTGGTACACCCGGGTCGCCGAGCTGGGGTACGGCTACGAGGTACGGCTGCCGAACGGCGACGTGCACTCCAACCTGGCGTTCTTCCCGCTGCTGCCGTGGCTGGAGCGGTCGCTGCACGCGGTCACGCCGCTGTCGTACGCCGACGCCGGATTCGTGGTCAGCCTGCTCGCCTCGCTCGCCGCGGCCTGCGGGATCTTCGCGGTCGCCGACCGGGTGTACGGCTCCCGGGCGGGGCTCTGCGCCGTACTGCTGTGGGCCGTGCTGCCGGTCGGGATCGTGCAGTCGATGGCGTACAGCGAGTCGCTGTTCACGGCGCTGGCGGCCTGGGCGCTGTACGCGCTGCTGACCGGCCGCTGGGTGTGGGCGGGCACGCTGGCCGCGCTGGCGGGGCTGACCCGGCCGGTGGGGGCGGCGGTGATCGCGGCGGTGTGGGTGACGGGTGTGCTCTCGTTCGTGCGAGACCGGAGCGTGACGCCCGCACCCGGCGCGCACCATGCAGAACGCACCCCGGCGCGCACGCTCGGCGCCCCTGACGGCACGCACGCCCGGGCTCTCACTCCCGGCGCACAGACCCCGATCGCACCGTTCGCCCCATCCGCCCCCGGCCGGCGCCGCGCGCTGGGCATGGTCATCGCACCGCTCGGGGCCGCCGGTTACGTGCTCTGGGTCGGCCGGCGGACCGGGAAGGGACTTTTCGGATATCTGGACGTGCAGGCCGGCTGGCGCAACGGGTTCGACGGCGGCTACGCATTCGCCCGCTTCGTGGCCGACAAGTTCACGTCATTTCCGTCCGCCCTCGCGGGTGCCGGCCTGATCATCGGGGTCGCCCTGCTGCTGTGGCTGTACGTGACCGGCATCCGGCGGCGCCAGCCGGTCGCACTGCTGGTGTACACGGGTGTCGTCCTCGCGCTCGCCCTGTGCGCGTCGAGCTACTTCGGCTCCAAGCCACGGCTGCTGATGCCCGCCTTCCCGGTGCTGCTGCCGCTCGCCTGCGCCCTCGCCCGGCTGCGGATGACCCGATCCGTGCTGGTCACGGCCCTGTTGGCGAGCGCGGCAGCGATCTACGGAGCATTCTGGCTGAACGGCTCCGGTCCCCCATGA
- a CDS encoding acyl-CoA dehydrogenase family protein gives MSASAKLPPFDPADPLGIDDLLEPEDLAIRDTVRDWAADRVLPYVADWYEKGELPGIRDLARELGSLGALGMSLTGYGCAGATAVQYGLACLELEAADSGIRSLVSVQGSLAMYAIHRFGSEEQKLQWLPRMAAGEVIGCFGLTEPDHGSDPAAMRTHAKRDGDDWVLSGRKMWITNGSVAGVAVVWAQTEDGIRGFVVPTDSPGFTAPEIKHKWSLRASVTSELVMDDVRLPANAVLPEVTGLRGPLSCLSHARYGIVWGAMGAARSSFESALDYAKTREQFGRPIGGFQLTQAKLADMAVELHKGILLAHHLGRRMDAGRLRPEQVSFGKLNNVREAIEICRTARTILGANGISLEYPVMRHATNLESVLTYEGTVEMHQLVLGKALTGLDAFR, from the coding sequence ATGTCCGCGTCCGCGAAGTTGCCCCCCTTCGATCCCGCCGACCCGCTCGGCATCGACGACCTGCTGGAACCGGAGGACCTGGCCATCCGGGACACCGTCCGCGACTGGGCCGCGGACCGCGTGCTGCCGTATGTCGCCGACTGGTACGAGAAGGGGGAGCTGCCCGGTATCCGGGACCTCGCCCGCGAACTCGGCTCCCTCGGCGCCCTCGGCATGTCCCTGACCGGGTACGGCTGCGCCGGTGCCACGGCCGTGCAGTACGGCCTGGCCTGCCTGGAGCTGGAGGCGGCCGACTCGGGCATCCGGTCCCTCGTCTCGGTGCAGGGCTCCCTCGCCATGTACGCGATCCACCGGTTCGGCAGCGAGGAGCAGAAGCTCCAGTGGCTGCCGCGCATGGCGGCCGGCGAGGTGATCGGCTGCTTCGGGCTGACCGAGCCCGACCACGGCTCCGACCCGGCCGCGATGCGCACCCACGCCAAGCGGGACGGCGACGACTGGGTGCTCAGCGGCCGCAAGATGTGGATCACCAACGGGTCGGTCGCCGGGGTGGCCGTCGTCTGGGCGCAGACCGAGGACGGCATCCGCGGCTTCGTCGTGCCCACCGACAGCCCCGGCTTCACGGCGCCCGAGATCAAGCACAAGTGGTCCCTGCGCGCCTCGGTCACCAGCGAATTGGTGATGGACGACGTACGACTGCCCGCGAACGCCGTACTCCCGGAGGTCACCGGACTGCGCGGCCCGCTCAGCTGTCTGTCCCACGCCCGGTACGGCATCGTCTGGGGCGCGATGGGCGCGGCGCGCAGCAGCTTCGAGTCGGCGCTGGACTACGCGAAGACCCGGGAGCAGTTCGGGCGGCCCATCGGCGGCTTCCAGCTCACCCAGGCCAAGCTCGCCGACATGGCGGTCGAACTGCACAAGGGCATCCTGCTCGCCCACCATCTGGGGCGGCGGATGGACGCCGGCCGCCTGCGCCCCGAGCAGGTCAGCTTCGGCAAGCTCAACAACGTCCGCGAGGCGATCGAGATCTGCCGTACGGCGCGGACGATCCTCGGCGCCAACGGGATCTCCCTCGAATACCCCGTGATGCGGCACGCGACCAACCTCGAGTCGGTGCTCACCTACGAGGGCACCGTCGAGATGCACCAGCTCGTGCTGGGCAAGGCGCTCACCGGTCTCGACGCCTTCCGGTGA
- a CDS encoding DUF5685 family protein, with protein MFGIVRPCAHRLGERLKTEWMAHLCGLCLALRRDHGQFARIVTNYDGLLISVLTDAQTGPTLDGRRTAGPCALRGMRTASVAQGEGARLAAAVSLVLAAAKVRDHVADGDGLLARRPVAAAARRVAAGWGNAGARSGAAVGFDTGVLVEAVDRQLGLETLAGYGTPILSVTEPTETATAAAFAHTAVLAGRPGNAQPLAEAGRLFGRLAHLLDAVEDQHTDALSGAWNPLTATGTSRAEARRLADDALHGIRLALREAEFTDGKLVHLLLVHELGRSVDRAFGTSSCGHAPEAAFGPPPGHYTPDAPGHPYGHPFGGQPPGPDKRGFWAGCAAALGLCCTCKVCCADEFEGPWSRKRREGCCANCDCDCDTSCCEACQCCECCECCECCSGCDCGL; from the coding sequence GTGTTCGGAATCGTCAGACCGTGCGCTCATCGGCTCGGTGAACGTCTCAAGACCGAATGGATGGCGCATTTGTGCGGGCTCTGTCTCGCACTGCGCCGCGACCACGGGCAGTTCGCACGCATCGTGACGAACTATGACGGCCTGCTCATATCGGTTCTGACGGATGCTCAGACCGGTCCGACCCTCGACGGCCGCCGTACGGCCGGGCCGTGTGCGCTGCGTGGCATGCGTACCGCGTCCGTCGCCCAGGGCGAGGGCGCGCGGCTCGCCGCGGCCGTCTCGCTGGTGCTCGCCGCGGCCAAGGTCCGCGACCATGTCGCCGACGGGGACGGGCTGCTGGCCCGCAGACCGGTGGCCGCCGCCGCGCGCCGGGTCGCCGCGGGCTGGGGCAACGCCGGTGCCCGCAGCGGCGCCGCGGTCGGCTTCGACACCGGTGTCCTCGTCGAGGCGGTCGACCGGCAGCTCGGCCTGGAGACCCTCGCCGGGTACGGCACACCGATCCTTTCCGTCACCGAGCCGACCGAGACCGCGACCGCCGCCGCCTTCGCCCACACCGCGGTACTGGCCGGACGGCCGGGCAACGCACAGCCGCTCGCCGAGGCCGGACGTCTCTTCGGGCGGCTCGCGCATCTGCTGGACGCCGTGGAGGACCAGCACACCGACGCGTTGTCGGGCGCCTGGAACCCCCTCACCGCCACGGGCACTTCACGGGCCGAGGCCCGCCGGCTCGCCGACGACGCCCTGCACGGCATCCGGCTCGCCCTGCGCGAGGCCGAGTTCACCGACGGCAAGCTCGTCCATCTGCTGCTCGTGCACGAGCTGGGGCGGTCGGTGGACCGGGCGTTCGGCACCTCCTCGTGCGGACACGCGCCCGAGGCCGCCTTCGGACCGCCGCCGGGCCACTACACGCCCGACGCGCCGGGGCACCCGTACGGCCATCCCTTCGGCGGGCAGCCGCCGGGCCCGGACAAGCGGGGCTTCTGGGCGGGTTGCGCGGCCGCCCTCGGCCTGTGCTGCACCTGCAAGGTGTGCTGCGCCGACGAGTTCGAGGGCCCCTGGTCGCGGAAGAGGCGCGAGGGCTGCTGCGCCAACTGCGACTGCGACTGCGACACGTCGTGCTGCGAGGCCTGTCAGTGCTGCGAGTGCTGCGAGTGCTGTGAATGCTGCTCGGGCTGTGACTGCGGGCTGTGA
- a CDS encoding phosphatase PAP2 family protein yields MRTERNITRRLDRVFARLDREPERPAHIDVPRMSRHRVVLFTATLAFYLAIVWAVVITSWLVRLDWQVMFFRPYQQWPQIHALLDYYVVLGQRGPTAVMVAAWLGWRSWRQHTLRPLLTLAASLLLLNITVGAAKYGMGRLGPHYATVIGSNEMMRGGDIFPSGHTANAVVTWGILAYLASTPRARRWLSALSAITALGVGLTTVYLGTHWLSDVLLGWAAGLLILLALPWFEPLIARTETALFDLRDRWRDRRGRPVPEPVVPVTPVVLRPRGAPAEQPAPAREPVTSARAARAMAHLAPGPHTTRSERTPVTPAGSRRPPHTDHRLPRGTTQPARPVTGG; encoded by the coding sequence GTGCGTACCGAACGAAACATCACCCGGCGTCTGGACCGGGTGTTCGCCAGACTCGACCGTGAGCCGGAACGACCGGCCCACATCGATGTGCCAAGGATGAGCCGGCACCGGGTCGTTCTCTTCACCGCGACCCTGGCTTTCTACCTGGCGATCGTGTGGGCCGTGGTGATCACGTCCTGGCTGGTCCGGCTCGACTGGCAGGTCATGTTCTTCCGGCCGTACCAGCAGTGGCCGCAGATCCATGCCCTCCTCGACTACTACGTGGTGCTCGGCCAGCGCGGCCCCACCGCGGTCATGGTCGCGGCCTGGCTCGGCTGGCGCTCCTGGCGGCAGCACACCCTGCGCCCGCTGCTCACCCTCGCCGCATCGCTGCTCCTGCTGAACATCACGGTCGGCGCCGCCAAGTACGGCATGGGGCGCCTCGGTCCGCACTACGCGACCGTGATCGGCTCGAACGAGATGATGCGGGGCGGCGATATATTTCCCAGCGGCCACACCGCCAACGCGGTCGTGACCTGGGGCATCCTGGCCTATCTGGCCTCCACCCCGAGAGCGCGCCGCTGGCTGTCGGCGCTGTCCGCGATCACGGCGCTGGGCGTCGGCCTCACCACCGTCTATCTCGGTACGCACTGGCTGAGCGACGTCCTGCTGGGCTGGGCCGCGGGCCTGCTGATCCTGCTCGCCCTGCCCTGGTTCGAGCCGCTGATCGCCAGGACCGAGACCGCGCTGTTCGATCTGCGCGACCGCTGGCGCGACCGCCGTGGCCGGCCCGTGCCCGAACCGGTCGTCCCGGTCACGCCGGTGGTGCTCAGACCCCGCGGCGCACCGGCCGAGCAGCCGGCCCCGGCGCGCGAGCCGGTCACCTCGGCCCGCGCCGCCCGGGCGATGGCGCATCTGGCCCCGGGACCGCACACGACCCGTTCGGAACGCACCCCGGTCACCCCGGCGGGCAGCCGCCGTCCGCCGCACACCGACCACCGCCTCCCGCGCGGCACCACCCAGCCGGCCCGGCCCGTGACGGGCGGCTGA
- a CDS encoding amino acid ABC transporter permease → MSSDTLAQAPTAPEKPGPANAPRIVPQRRYGQWAAAVVVLALLVLAVDSVLRNRAFQWDVVAGYVTSDSILRGLWLTLWLTAVVMVLGFALGTLLAAFRLSANPLLRAVSWGYVWLFRSIPILVQLLLWFNIGALYPQVFGVRTVDLFTPVAVAIVGLTLHEAAFAAEVVRAGILSVDRGQIEAAQALGLSRSRRWWRIVLPQAMRAIVPPAGNMLIGTLKGTSIVSVIAVNDLLFSAQLIYHRTYQVIPLLMVATLWYAVVTSLLGLGQHFVEKYYARGTGHAR, encoded by the coding sequence ATGTCATCCGACACCCTCGCCCAAGCCCCCACCGCGCCGGAGAAACCCGGGCCGGCAAACGCCCCGCGGATCGTCCCGCAGCGCCGGTACGGCCAGTGGGCGGCCGCCGTCGTCGTCCTCGCCCTGCTCGTCCTCGCAGTCGACTCCGTCCTGCGCAACCGGGCGTTCCAGTGGGACGTCGTCGCCGGCTACGTCACCTCGGACTCCATCCTGCGCGGGCTCTGGCTCACGCTGTGGCTGACCGCCGTCGTGATGGTCCTCGGCTTCGCCCTCGGCACCCTGCTCGCCGCCTTCCGGCTGTCCGCCAACCCGCTGCTGAGAGCGGTAAGTTGGGGCTACGTCTGGCTGTTCCGGTCGATCCCGATCCTGGTACAGCTGCTGCTGTGGTTCAACATCGGGGCGCTGTACCCGCAGGTGTTCGGGGTGCGGACCGTCGACCTGTTCACCCCGGTCGCCGTCGCGATCGTCGGACTCACCCTGCACGAGGCCGCCTTCGCCGCCGAGGTCGTCCGGGCCGGCATCCTCTCCGTGGACCGCGGCCAGATCGAGGCCGCCCAGGCGCTGGGCCTGAGCCGGTCACGGCGCTGGTGGCGGATCGTGCTGCCGCAGGCCATGCGCGCCATCGTGCCGCCCGCCGGCAACATGCTCATCGGCACCCTCAAGGGCACCTCGATCGTCAGCGTCATCGCCGTCAACGACCTGCTGTTCTCCGCCCAGTTGATCTACCACCGCACCTACCAGGTCATCCCGCTGCTGATGGTCGCGACCCTCTGGTACGCGGTCGTCACCTCACTGCTCGGCCTCGGCCAGCACTTCGTGGAGAAGTACTACGCGCGCGGCACGGGGCACGCCCGATGA
- a CDS encoding MFS transporter, with protein MSGTTTAAVRPRRRPAGANRWVVLVVLCVSLLLVAVDATVLHVAVPAVTEDLKPGALELLWIVDVYPLVCASLLILFGTLGDRIGRRRVLLLGYGLFGVASALAALAPTAEALILARALLGVGGAMIMPATLSILRQVFPDRRERALAIGIWSAVAAVGAAVGPLLGGFLLEHFWWGAVFLVNIPLMLVSLPVGRILLPESRGDRSGPWDVVGALMAAGGLFGVVLGVKQLGGGAAPLSPFTVLPLLAGVVLLVLFVRRQRRHPHPLVDLRMFRRPAFSTSVGCIVLAMLALVGLELIAAQYLQLVLGLSPLQTGLRLLPLTVAAMAAGLAGARMVRRFGPRRMVCAGFVLTAAAVLTLTAMGTADNAQLLLGGFVLLGFGLETTLFGAYESMLSEAPAEQAGGAAAIGETSYQLGAGIGIALLGTVMNAAYAPNLRSVPGVPRHASDAAGHSLGEAYAVAGRLGGSAGAALRRAARDSFVHGLHVTLLVSAGLLLLGAVMALRLPRVMQCGAEPVTAVELPAPREVVDSRVTA; from the coding sequence ATGTCCGGGACGACCACGGCTGCCGTTCGGCCGCGCCGTCGGCCGGCCGGCGCGAACCGCTGGGTCGTGCTCGTCGTCCTCTGCGTCAGCCTGCTGCTCGTCGCCGTCGACGCGACCGTGCTGCACGTGGCGGTCCCCGCCGTCACCGAGGACCTCAAGCCCGGTGCCCTGGAACTGCTGTGGATCGTCGACGTCTATCCGCTGGTCTGCGCCTCGCTGCTGATCCTCTTCGGCACCCTCGGCGACCGCATCGGCCGCAGACGCGTGCTGCTGCTCGGCTACGGCCTGTTCGGGGTCGCCTCCGCCCTGGCCGCCCTCGCGCCGACGGCCGAGGCGCTGATCCTCGCCCGCGCCCTGCTCGGCGTGGGCGGCGCCATGATCATGCCGGCGACCCTGTCGATCCTGCGGCAGGTCTTCCCCGACCGGCGCGAGCGCGCGCTCGCCATCGGCATCTGGAGCGCGGTGGCCGCCGTCGGCGCGGCCGTCGGCCCGCTGCTCGGCGGCTTTCTGCTGGAGCACTTCTGGTGGGGCGCGGTCTTCCTCGTCAACATCCCACTGATGCTGGTCAGTCTGCCGGTCGGCCGGATCCTGCTGCCCGAGTCCCGCGGCGACCGCAGCGGCCCCTGGGACGTCGTCGGCGCCCTGATGGCGGCCGGCGGTCTCTTCGGTGTCGTCCTCGGTGTGAAGCAGCTGGGCGGCGGAGCGGCCCCGCTGAGCCCCTTCACCGTGCTGCCGCTGCTGGCCGGCGTGGTCCTCCTCGTCCTCTTCGTACGGCGGCAGCGGCGGCACCCGCATCCGCTGGTGGACCTCAGGATGTTCCGCCGGCCCGCGTTCAGCACGTCGGTGGGCTGCATCGTGCTGGCGATGCTCGCGCTCGTCGGCCTGGAGCTGATCGCCGCCCAGTATCTGCAACTGGTCCTCGGGCTCTCCCCGCTGCAGACCGGCCTGCGCCTGCTGCCCCTGACCGTCGCGGCGATGGCGGCCGGCCTCGCGGGCGCGCGGATGGTGCGCCGCTTCGGGCCGCGCCGGATGGTGTGCGCCGGTTTCGTGCTGACCGCCGCCGCGGTCCTGACGCTCACCGCGATGGGCACCGCCGACAACGCGCAGCTGCTGCTGGGCGGGTTCGTCCTGCTCGGCTTCGGTCTTGAGACCACGCTCTTCGGGGCCTACGAGTCGATGCTCAGCGAGGCCCCGGCCGAGCAGGCCGGCGGCGCGGCGGCGATCGGCGAGACCTCGTACCAGCTCGGCGCCGGCATCGGCATCGCCCTGCTCGGTACCGTGATGAACGCGGCCTACGCCCCCAACCTGCGCTCGGTGCCGGGCGTTCCGCGGCACGCGTCGGACGCGGCGGGGCACTCCCTCGGCGAGGCCTACGCCGTCGCCGGACGCCTCGGCGGGTCCGCCGGAGCGGCACTGCGCCGGGCCGCGCGGGACTCCTTCGTGCACGGGCTGCATGTGACGCTGCTGGTGAGCGCGGGCCTGTTGCTGCTGGGCGCGGTGATGGCGCTGCGGCTGCCGCGGGTCATGCAGTGCGGCGCGGAACCGGTGACGGCGGTGGAGCTGCCCGCGCCGCGCGAAGTGGTGGACTCCCGCGTCACGGCCTGA
- a CDS encoding I78 family peptidase inhibitor, whose protein sequence is MAPIPTPPAEPQDSPDGYVGLDATNAERLARQRGWSTVRSLPPDAIITMEYRAGRLNFEVRDGRVARAWKG, encoded by the coding sequence ATGGCACCGATTCCCACTCCGCCAGCGGAGCCCCAGGACAGTCCGGACGGGTACGTCGGTCTCGACGCCACGAACGCCGAGCGGCTCGCCCGGCAGCGCGGCTGGTCGACGGTGCGGTCGCTGCCGCCGGACGCGATCATCACCATGGAGTACCGGGCGGGACGCCTGAACTTCGAGGTGCGCGACGGCCGGGTGGCCCGCGCCTGGAAGGGCTGA
- a CDS encoding ABC transporter substrate-binding protein, giving the protein MRTRLLLPFVTITSATLFLTACGSGSGGPGGTAASGVAAGSDDVPTTDVVSAEKKDAAAARLLPAGTTRLTVAISVGGTPPGTTYLSDGKTLTGQDVDFAKAVARVLGIELKVEQASFEAILPALDSGKYDFGASNFGVTDERRRTIDFVTYINDGQGFATRKDSTLSKITDLRQLCGLNVATGAGTTFEATLEENKHVCTDAGKKPYQVQTYADPSAIWSSVQQGRSDIVMSTINGLRYAVAHQPGLKFLDEYHRLDVGFAFKKGTRLAPAFQGAVNKLLSDGTYGKILKKWGTTGSAITTSRISPPELKS; this is encoded by the coding sequence ATGCGTACGCGTCTTTTGCTGCCCTTTGTCACGATCACCTCGGCCACGCTGTTCCTCACCGCCTGCGGCTCCGGTTCCGGGGGCCCGGGCGGGACGGCCGCCTCCGGAGTGGCGGCCGGGTCCGACGACGTGCCCACCACGGACGTCGTCTCGGCCGAGAAGAAGGACGCGGCGGCGGCGAGGCTGCTGCCCGCCGGCACCACGCGCCTCACCGTCGCCATCAGCGTCGGCGGCACCCCGCCCGGCACCACCTATCTGTCCGACGGCAAGACGCTGACCGGCCAGGACGTCGACTTCGCCAAGGCGGTCGCCCGGGTGCTCGGCATCGAACTGAAGGTGGAGCAGGCGAGTTTCGAGGCGATCCTGCCCGCGCTGGACAGCGGCAAGTACGACTTCGGCGCGAGCAATTTCGGCGTCACGGACGAGCGCCGCAGGACGATCGACTTCGTCACCTACATCAACGACGGCCAGGGCTTCGCCACCCGCAAGGACAGCACACTCTCCAAGATCACCGACCTTCGGCAGCTGTGCGGTCTGAATGTCGCGACCGGCGCCGGAACGACCTTCGAGGCCACGCTGGAGGAGAACAAGCACGTCTGCACCGACGCGGGCAAGAAGCCGTACCAGGTGCAGACGTACGCCGATCCGAGCGCGATCTGGTCGTCCGTCCAGCAGGGCCGCAGCGACATCGTGATGTCCACGATCAACGGCCTGCGTTACGCCGTGGCTCACCAGCCGGGGCTGAAGTTCCTCGACGAATACCACCGCCTGGACGTGGGCTTCGCCTTCAAGAAGGGCACCAGGCTGGCCCCCGCCTTCCAGGGGGCGGTGAACAAGCTGCTGTCCGACGGCACTTACGGCAAGATCCTGAAGAAGTGGGGGACGACGGGCTCGGCCATCACCACGTCGCGGATCAGCCCGCCGGAACTGAAGAGCTGA
- a CDS encoding transglycosylase family protein: MSECADTTRNTARPVGARKGRTTAALAGAALLAPLGLLAATGNAAAADNGVWDRIAQCESGGNWHINTGNGYYGGLQFSAGTWRAYGGTAYASTADQASRSAQIAVAARVQQAQGWGAWPVCSAQAGASGAAPVADHTGSSGTTASTGGETTKSAPTKSAPSDSAPAKAPERPASHSGRGDARGGDYTVREGDTLSAIAARHGTSWQRIYAANKKVIGDDPNLILPGQRLAL, encoded by the coding sequence ATGTCCGAGTGTGCCGATACCACCCGCAACACCGCCCGTCCGGTCGGCGCCCGCAAGGGCCGTACGACGGCCGCGCTCGCCGGAGCCGCCCTGCTGGCCCCGCTGGGACTGCTGGCCGCCACCGGCAACGCCGCCGCGGCGGACAACGGGGTGTGGGACCGCATCGCCCAGTGCGAGAGCGGCGGCAACTGGCACATCAACACCGGCAACGGCTACTACGGCGGGCTCCAGTTCTCCGCCGGCACCTGGCGCGCGTACGGCGGCACCGCCTACGCCTCGACGGCCGACCAGGCCTCCAGGAGCGCGCAGATCGCCGTCGCCGCCAGGGTTCAGCAGGCTCAGGGCTGGGGCGCCTGGCCGGTCTGTTCGGCCCAGGCAGGAGCCTCCGGCGCCGCCCCCGTGGCGGACCACACCGGATCCTCCGGTACGACGGCTTCGACGGGCGGCGAGACGACGAAGTCCGCCCCGACGAAGTCCGCGCCGTCGGACTCCGCTCCGGCGAAGGCGCCGGAACGCCCGGCGAGCCACTCCGGCCGGGGTGACGCCCGCGGTGGTGACTACACGGTGCGCGAGGGCGACACCCTGAGCGCCATCGCCGCCCGGCACGGGACCAGCTGGCAGCGGATCTACGCCGCCAACAAGAAGGTCATCGGCGACGACCCGAACCTGATCCTGCCCGGCCAGCGCCTCGCGCTCTGA
- a CDS encoding cell division protein SepF, producing the protein MGSVRKASAWLGLVDDNDDERYYDDEYSEGSESGDAWVTDPRVKVATDTAEEKGRRIGTVTPDSFRDARAIGELFRDGVPVIMNLTAMEPADAKRVVDFAAGLIFGLRGSIDRVSNRVFLLTPADTEIISGEASGQRDDGFFNQS; encoded by the coding sequence ATGGGATCGGTACGCAAGGCGAGTGCGTGGCTCGGCCTCGTCGACGACAACGATGACGAGCGTTACTACGACGACGAGTACTCCGAGGGCTCCGAGTCCGGGGACGCCTGGGTCACGGACCCCCGGGTGAAGGTGGCCACGGACACGGCCGAGGAGAAGGGCCGCCGGATCGGCACGGTCACCCCGGACAGCTTCCGGGACGCCCGCGCCATCGGCGAGCTGTTCCGGGACGGGGTCCCGGTCATCATGAACCTCACGGCGATGGAGCCCGCCGACGCCAAGCGCGTGGTCGACTTCGCGGCGGGGCTCATCTTCGGTCTGCGCGGCTCGATCGACCGCGTGTCCAACCGGGTGTTCCTGCTGACGCCCGCCGACACGGAGATCATCAGCGGTGAGGCGTCCGGCCAGCGCGACGACGGCTTCTTCAACCAGAGCTGA